A stretch of Triticum aestivum cultivar Chinese Spring chromosome 1D, IWGSC CS RefSeq v2.1, whole genome shotgun sequence DNA encodes these proteins:
- the LOC123182770 gene encoding uncharacterized protein — MHIVSMYSTILEVLDAIGKDPSQKREWTRIRGVAQAIESFDFVFNLHLMLVILGYTNELSKSLQKRDQDIVNAMALVSLAKSRMQHLRSHGWEEFLAKLTLFCNKHDIQVPLWEDTYEHHGRSRRYYEVQTNDDRYRREVYLGVIDQTIQELDNRFDEVNTELLICMSALNPINSFASYDALKVMRLAEFYPMDISSTDLIRLEFQLTTFIDDMRQDDRFRNASNIGELSIMLVATKKHVLYDLVYLLIKLILILPVATASVERVFSAMNLVKSKLRTTMSDDRLNDCLVTFIERDVFMKVSEDDIVDAFMAMQKRRVT; from the coding sequence ATGCACATTGTTAGCATGTATTCCACaatccttgaagtacttgatgctaTTGGAAAAGATCCTTCACAAAAACGTGAGTGGACAAGAATACGTGGAGTTGCTCAAGCCATTGAATCATTTGACTTTGTTTTCAATCTTCACTTGATGCTTGTTATTCTTGGCTATACAAATGAGTTGTCCAAATCTTTGCAAAAGAGAGATCAAGATATTGTTAATGCAATGGCACTTGTTAGTTTGGCAAAGAGTAGAATGCAACACTTGAGGTCTCATGGTTGGGAAGAATTTCTTGCAAAGCTAACCTTATTTTGCAACAAACATGACATTCAAGTTCCTTTGTGGGAGGATACTTATGAGCATCATGGAAGATCACGTCGGTATTATGAAGTACAAACAAATGATGATCGTTATAGAAGAGAGGTATATCTTGGTGTCATTGATCAAACCATTCAAGAGCTTGACAATCGGTTTGATGAGGTTAATACGGAGTTGCTTATTTGCATGTCGGCTTTGAATCCAATCAACTCATTTGCTTCTTATGATGCACTCAAGGTAATGAGACTTGCTGAATTCTATCCCATGGACATATCAAGCACAGATTTGATAAGGCTAGAATTTCAACTTACTACTTTCATTGATGATATGAGACAAGATGATAGGTTTAGAAATGCAAGTAATATTGGTGAGCTCTCTATTATGCTTGTTGCAACAAAGAAGCATGTTCTTTATGATTTGGTCTACTTACTCATCAAATTGATATTGATTTTACCGGTGGCGACGGCGAGTGTTGAAAGAGTATTTTCAGCTATGAATCTAGTGAAAAGTAAGTTGAGGACTACTATGAGTGATGATCGCTTGAATGATTGCTTGGTGACATTTATTGAACGAGATGTGTTCATGAAAGTAAGTGAAGATGACATAGTTGAT